The nucleotide sequence CTTACTCAAAGCCAAAGCCGATTTAGGAACTGGTGCAACGGAAAAAGACATTACCTCCCTCGCCTTTGATCGGTTAGCCGTGGCCTTTGGCTTAAAGATTTTACAAATTATTCCCGGTCGTGTTTCCACAGAAGTCGATGCGCGCCTCTCCTATGACACCGAAGCCACAATTAAAAAAGCCCGTGAATTGATTGCCCAATATGCGGTAGCCGGAGTTGGCCCAGATCGGGTCTTGATTAAAATTGCCTCAACCTGGGAAGGCATTAAAGCTGCTGAGGTGCTGGAGAAAGAGGGAATCCATTGCAATTTAACCCTACTCTTTGGCTTACACCAGGCCATTGCTTGTGCGGAAGCGGGCGTGACCCTGATTTCTCCCTTTGTCGGGCGGATTTTGGATTGGCATAAAAAAAGTACCGGTCGCGCAAGCTATGAACCCCATGAAGATCCGGGCGTAGTTTCCGTCACCACTATTTACAACTATTATAAAAAATTTGGCTATCACACCGAAGTCATGGGGGCTAGCTTCCGCAACATTGGCGAAATTACCGAGTTGGCCGGGTGCGACCTGTTGACCATTTCCCCAGCCCTGCTGGCCCAACTCAAATCCACAGAGGCCGAACTGCCCCGCAAACTGGATCCCTCGAAAGCCCCTGGCCTGGAGATTGAGCGCATTTCCCTAGATCGGGCCACCTTTGACCAAATGCACGCCGCTGATCCGATGGCCTCCGAAAAACTGGATGAAGGCATCAAAGGATTTACCAAAGCCCTAGAAACCCTAGAAGACCTCTTAGCCCGGCGTTTAGCCCGTCTGGAAGGGGAAGCCACCCTCACCCATGCCACGGAAGATATTTTTCATGTCTATGACCTAGATGGGGATGGGATTATTACGCGGGAGGAGTGGCTTGGTTCGGATGCTGTCTTTGATGCCTTAGACACCAATCAAGATGGCAAAGTCACCCCAGAAGAGATTGGGGCAGGCCTGGGGGTTGTTTTGCATCTGGCCAAAGTGGGTTAGGGTTCAGAGGATCAGCCTCGGCGTTTTCAGCCCATCCAGGAACCATGAGCTACGGCCTTACTTTTCCTTTAAGGCCCTTGGGGATTGAGGTGCTGGAGGATTCCTCTAGGCTTGTTCTCAGGGCTTGTAGGGCCTGGTGCAGTTGCTCCCTGGCAATTAGGGAAATGTTGTTATGACTACCACCGGAAACCCAAAGGTGAAATTTGGGCGCGTTGGCCCCTTCGTAGAGAGCTTGTCCGTGGGCAAAAGGGATGACTTCATCCGCCTCACCGTGAATGATCAAAACCGGTATCTGGATGTGCCCGAGTTTGGTGATATTGGTAAATTTATCAAAGGGAAAGATTGGGATGGGTGAGGCAACCTGAAAGGCAGAAGTAAAGGTACTTTCTAAAACCAAAGCCGCTGCCTCTACTTCTGTCGCGAGATGAGTGGCCACACCACCTCCAAGGGATCGGCCATAGAGAATGATCTGATTTGGCGGAATCTTCAGGGTTTGGGTTAGGTAGGTATAAGCCACTAGGGCATCGGTATAGGCATTCGCTTCTCCAGGAACGCCAGAGCTTTGACCATAGCCCCGATAATCATAGGCAAAAATGTTAAATCCCCAGTCCCGCAGTTGGTTTAAAAAGGGGCGGATATCGCCGAGGTCTTCAGCATTACCGTGACTGTAAAAAATAGTCCACTTGGCCTGGGGATTGGGTAAATAGAGGGCGGTAATAAACTCTTGGTCTGTAATCGGTATTTGGATAAATTCAGGGGTGATTTCATAACTGGGGCCCTGGGGCTGAAAGATCATCTGATCTGCCCGAAAGAAAAGATAAATGGCTACAGTCACATAGACAAAGAGAATTGACTTGAGGAGTCGCCACCCACTGAATTCTCCAATCAACCATTTTTGGGCCATCGGGATCCCCAGCCTCATTCCTAATGTATAGCGTTATGCAGACTGTTCTGAGAGAGTAGAAATCTTAAAATAAAAAACTGCCCATAAAGCATTTTCTGACTTGTCCCAATAACAGCCCTAAGTGAGTAATGCGATAGAAGGATTAAACCTTTCCAGCCAGAACCGTGGAGAGGTCAAAAGGATTACCCTAGGGAACCACAGCCCCATTGAGCTTCAATAGACCGATTCTAGCCAATTGATAACCTCACTCAGCCTACCCCCCCTAGGAATAGTGCTCCTTAAGGCTATTGACAGAACCTGAATAGACCAGGCCCCGCTGTACATCCAACGTCA is from Synechococcus sp. PCC 6312 and encodes:
- a CDS encoding transaldolase, with the protein product MNLLDQLRQMTVVVADTGDIQAIEQFTPRDATTNPSLITAAAQMSEYQAIVDETLLKAKADLGTGATEKDITSLAFDRLAVAFGLKILQIIPGRVSTEVDARLSYDTEATIKKARELIAQYAVAGVGPDRVLIKIASTWEGIKAAEVLEKEGIHCNLTLLFGLHQAIACAEAGVTLISPFVGRILDWHKKSTGRASYEPHEDPGVVSVTTIYNYYKKFGYHTEVMGASFRNIGEITELAGCDLLTISPALLAQLKSTEAELPRKLDPSKAPGLEIERISLDRATFDQMHAADPMASEKLDEGIKGFTKALETLEDLLARRLARLEGEATLTHATEDIFHVYDLDGDGIITREEWLGSDAVFDALDTNQDGKVTPEEIGAGLGVVLHLAKVG
- a CDS encoding alpha/beta hydrolase gives rise to the protein MAQKWLIGEFSGWRLLKSILFVYVTVAIYLFFRADQMIFQPQGPSYEITPEFIQIPITDQEFITALYLPNPQAKWTIFYSHGNAEDLGDIRPFLNQLRDWGFNIFAYDYRGYGQSSGVPGEANAYTDALVAYTYLTQTLKIPPNQIILYGRSLGGGVATHLATEVEAAALVLESTFTSAFQVASPIPIFPFDKFTNITKLGHIQIPVLIIHGEADEVIPFAHGQALYEGANAPKFHLWVSGGSHNNISLIAREQLHQALQALRTSLEESSSTSIPKGLKGKVRP